Proteins found in one Candidatus Margulisiibacteriota bacterium genomic segment:
- a CDS encoding formate--tetrahydrofolate ligase: MPTDIEIAQQARLKAITDIARAAGIHKDDVELHGCYKAKISLNALKNRKKGGNGKLILVTAMTPTPQGEGKTTTTIGLTQALRKLGKKAIVCIREPSLGPVMGMKGGAAGGGLSQVLPMEDINLHLTSDIHMVTSAHNLLTAMLHNHIYQGNELNIDENRLVWRRVMDMNDRALRGQFDITASSEVMAILCLSTSLTDLKDRLGRIIVAYDKKGKPIRSADLKAEGAMALLLWDALKPTLVQTIEGAPAFIHGGPFANIAHGCNSLVATQLALKLADYVVTEAGFASELGAEKFFDIKCRVGNLAPAAAVLVVTKQAVARHGYENVAKHVQNLHHFNVPVVIAINKKAADTPEELALLKEECERFHVPAVVSDVWEHGGEGGKELAALVLKALAKKLTYKPIYRLEQPIRAKIEKIAVDLYGADGVEWTEKALADLDFLKQFGMDHFPVCVAKTQYSLSDNPKLFGAPKGFKITIKELKPSAGAGFVVAFAGEIMTMPGLPKHPAAENMDIDEDGKITGLF; encoded by the coding sequence ATGCCAACTGATATCGAGATCGCCCAGCAAGCCCGATTAAAAGCTATTACCGACATCGCCAGGGCGGCCGGTATCCATAAAGATGATGTTGAACTCCACGGTTGTTATAAGGCCAAGATCAGCCTCAACGCCCTCAAGAACCGAAAAAAAGGCGGGAACGGTAAACTGATTCTCGTCACCGCCATGACCCCGACCCCGCAGGGGGAAGGAAAAACAACGACCACCATCGGGCTGACCCAGGCGCTCCGCAAGCTCGGCAAGAAAGCGATCGTCTGCATTCGCGAACCGTCGCTCGGGCCGGTCATGGGAATGAAGGGCGGGGCGGCCGGCGGCGGACTCTCTCAAGTTTTGCCGATGGAAGACATCAACCTTCACCTGACCAGCGATATTCACATGGTCACCTCCGCCCACAACCTGCTGACGGCGATGCTCCATAATCATATCTACCAGGGAAATGAACTGAACATCGACGAAAATCGGCTGGTCTGGCGCCGGGTCATGGACATGAACGACCGCGCCCTGCGCGGCCAGTTCGACATTACCGCCTCGTCCGAGGTCATGGCGATCCTTTGCCTCTCGACCAGTCTGACCGATCTCAAAGACCGGCTCGGCCGGATCATCGTCGCTTACGATAAAAAGGGGAAACCGATCCGCTCCGCCGACCTGAAAGCTGAAGGGGCGATGGCCCTGTTGCTCTGGGACGCGTTGAAGCCGACCCTGGTCCAAACAATTGAAGGGGCGCCCGCTTTTATCCACGGCGGGCCGTTCGCCAACATCGCTCACGGCTGTAATTCCCTGGTCGCCACGCAACTGGCGCTTAAACTCGCCGACTATGTGGTAACCGAGGCCGGCTTTGCCAGCGAGCTGGGGGCGGAAAAGTTCTTCGACATCAAGTGCCGGGTCGGCAATCTCGCCCCGGCGGCGGCGGTGCTGGTCGTCACTAAACAAGCGGTGGCGCGCCACGGCTACGAAAACGTCGCCAAACACGTGCAAAACCTCCATCATTTCAACGTTCCGGTCGTTATCGCCATCAATAAAAAAGCGGCCGACACCCCGGAAGAACTGGCCCTCTTGAAGGAAGAGTGCGAACGCTTCCACGTCCCGGCGGTCGTTTCCGACGTTTGGGAACACGGCGGCGAGGGAGGGAAAGAGCTGGCCGCGCTGGTCCTCAAAGCGCTCGCCAAGAAACTGACCTATAAGCCGATCTACCGGCTGGAACAGCCGATCCGGGCCAAGATCGAAAAGATCGCCGTCGACCTTTACGGCGCCGACGGAGTGGAGTGGACGGAAAAGGCCCTGGCCGACCTCGATTTCCTCAAACAGTTCGGCATGGACCACTTCCCGGTCTGCGTCGCCAAGACCCAGTACTCGTTAAGCGATAATCCCAAACTTTTCGGCGCCCCCAAGGGGTTCAAGATCACCATCAAGGAGCTAAAGCCTTCGGCCGGGGCCGGATTCGTGGTCGCTTTCGCCGGCGAGATCATGACCATGCCGGGGCTCCCCAAGCATCCCGCCGCCGAAAACATGGACATCGACGAAGACGGCAAGATCACCGGCTTGTTCTAG
- a CDS encoding divergent PAP2 family protein: MDYIINWTIALLNNFSFIAVCVSWFVAQSLKVFFYWYKDGSFSLWHFFEAGGMPSAHSASVTALTLSVALTQGFSSPLFTISLVYALIVMYDATGVRRAAGKQAEILNRVVDDIYANGRVKVEKLKEILGHEPTEVFAGAGLAIVLTIGTYYVYFAR, from the coding sequence GTGGATTACATAATTAACTGGACAATCGCCTTGTTAAATAATTTTTCGTTCATCGCGGTCTGTGTTTCCTGGTTTGTCGCCCAGTCGCTCAAGGTTTTTTTCTACTGGTATAAGGACGGCTCTTTCAGCCTCTGGCATTTTTTCGAAGCGGGGGGGATGCCGTCGGCCCACTCGGCCTCGGTCACCGCGCTGACCTTGTCGGTCGCCCTGACCCAGGGGTTCAGTTCGCCGCTCTTCACCATCTCGCTGGTCTACGCCCTGATCGTCATGTATGACGCCACCGGGGTCCGTCGCGCCGCCGGCAAACAGGCGGAGATCCTCAACCGGGTCGTCGACGATATCTACGCCAACGGCCGGGTCAAGGTCGAAAAGCTCAAAGAAATCCTCGGTCATGAACCGACCGAAGTTTTCGCCGGCGCCGGGCTGGCGATCGTCCTGACGATCGGCACATATTATGTCTACTTTGCTCGATAA
- a CDS encoding M24 family metallopeptidase has translation MNPRQRQAVRIADEVMAGLRIRAGQTEEEIAAWIVHEIRSRGAEPSFKVIVASGIRSIDPHAKPSKNKIKKGEQVMVDLGAKYKGYCSDITRMFFVGRPTKKYLHYFNIVKTAQRLAIKAVRAGVDCREIDLTAREYIKRHCYKACHLSEKECPGECFIHTTGHGVGRKIHQFPRLSLKSRAKLKAGMVVTVEPGIYIKGFGGIRIEDMVLVTKEGQQILTR, from the coding sequence ATGAACCCCCGCCAGCGTCAAGCGGTCCGGATCGCGGACGAGGTGATGGCCGGTCTCCGGATCAGGGCGGGCCAGACCGAAGAGGAAATCGCCGCCTGGATCGTCCATGAAATCAGGTCGCGCGGCGCTGAACCATCCTTTAAAGTCATTGTCGCCTCCGGGATCCGTTCGATCGATCCTCACGCCAAACCGTCCAAAAATAAGATTAAAAAAGGGGAACAGGTGATGGTCGACCTGGGGGCGAAATACAAAGGGTACTGCTCCGACATCACCAGAATGTTCTTCGTCGGCCGGCCGACCAAAAAATATCTTCACTATTTCAACATCGTAAAAACCGCCCAGCGCCTGGCGATCAAAGCGGTCCGGGCCGGCGTCGACTGCCGGGAAATCGATCTGACCGCCCGGGAATATATTAAAAGGCATTGTTACAAAGCCTGTCATCTTTCAGAAAAAGAGTGTCCCGGCGAATGCTTCATTCACACCACCGGCCACGGCGTCGGCCGGAAGATCCACCAGTTTCCGCGCCTCTCGCTGAAAAGCCGGGCCAAACTTAAAGCGGGGATGGTCGTCACCGTCGAACCGGGCATTTATATTAAAGGTTTCGGCGGGATCAGGATCGAGGATATGGTTTTAGTGACCAAAGAGGGACAGCAAATCTTAACCAGGTAA
- the dxs gene encoding 1-deoxy-D-xylulose-5-phosphate synthase has product MSTLLDKLKLPDALRELSTKQLEELSQEIRRKIIDVTSQTGGHVASSLGAVEIAVSLHAAFKSPRDKIIWDVGHQAYAHKILTGRLDQFATLRQAGGLSGFPNVAESEHDPFTVGHASTSISQALGLAHARELAGESHRIVAVIGDGSLSGGLAYEAINNASTLKSNLIVILNDNEMSISKNVGALSNYLTQVSTSGAYLELRNRIESIVKKIPRVGVSLFEAAKTLKDRTKHIVVSFKVDVIFEQLGFKYFGPIDGHNIPLIISTLQHAKDIQGPVLIHVITKKGKGYPPAEKEPTRFHGTGPFDINTGAAVKTTGNPSYTAVFGRTLTTLADRDQKIIGITAAMIDGTGMEEFCQKHPKRFYDVGIAEEHAVTFAGGLAKGGYKPFVAIYSTFLQRAYDEIVHDVCLQNLPVVFAVDRAGIVGEDGATHNGIFDLAFLRSLPNLTVMAPKDERELQQMIFTASQLPGPSAIRYPRGAGVGAALSDEFSPLELGKGEIVHKGKGKTLIVAIGSMVYPALEAAKLAEKEGGGGGGGATVINARFVKPLDRELILKEAKKADHIITVEEGVLEGGFGSAVLELLAAAGINKPINRLGFPSKFIGHGKRDYVLDRYGLTPVGIAKVI; this is encoded by the coding sequence ATGTCTACTTTGCTCGATAAGCTCAAGCTCCCCGACGCGCTCCGGGAGCTTTCCACCAAACAGCTCGAAGAGCTCTCGCAGGAGATCCGGCGGAAGATCATCGACGTGACCTCGCAGACCGGCGGCCACGTCGCCTCCAGTCTCGGCGCGGTCGAGATCGCCGTCTCCCTCCACGCCGCTTTCAAATCTCCCCGCGACAAGATCATCTGGGATGTCGGCCATCAGGCCTACGCCCACAAGATTTTGACCGGCCGGCTGGACCAATTCGCGACCCTGCGGCAGGCCGGCGGCCTGTCCGGTTTTCCAAACGTCGCCGAAAGCGAGCACGATCCCTTTACCGTCGGCCACGCTTCAACTTCTATTTCCCAGGCGCTCGGCCTGGCCCACGCCCGCGAGCTGGCGGGGGAGAGCCATCGGATCGTCGCGGTCATCGGCGACGGTTCGCTTTCCGGCGGGCTCGCCTACGAAGCGATCAACAACGCTTCGACCCTCAAGAGCAACCTGATCGTCATCCTCAACGACAACGAAATGTCGATCTCCAAGAATGTCGGCGCTCTTTCCAATTACCTGACCCAAGTCTCGACCAGCGGCGCTTATCTTGAACTGCGCAACCGGATTGAAAGCATCGTCAAAAAGATCCCGCGGGTCGGCGTGTCGCTCTTCGAAGCCGCCAAGACCCTCAAAGACCGGACCAAGCACATCGTCGTCAGCTTCAAGGTCGACGTCATTTTTGAACAGCTCGGCTTCAAATATTTCGGGCCGATCGACGGCCACAATATCCCGCTGATCATCAGCACCCTCCAGCACGCCAAGGATATTCAGGGGCCGGTCCTGATCCACGTCATCACTAAAAAAGGGAAGGGGTACCCCCCGGCGGAAAAAGAGCCGACCCGTTTCCACGGGACCGGACCGTTCGACATCAACACCGGCGCGGCCGTTAAAACAACCGGGAATCCAAGCTACACCGCGGTTTTCGGCCGGACCTTGACCACGCTGGCCGACCGGGATCAAAAGATAATCGGAATAACCGCCGCGATGATCGACGGGACCGGGATGGAAGAGTTCTGCCAGAAACATCCCAAACGTTTTTACGATGTTGGGATCGCCGAAGAGCACGCCGTCACTTTTGCCGGCGGCCTGGCCAAAGGGGGCTACAAGCCGTTCGTCGCTATTTACTCGACCTTTCTCCAGCGCGCTTACGATGAGATCGTCCACGACGTCTGCCTGCAGAACCTGCCGGTCGTCTTCGCGGTTGACCGGGCCGGGATCGTCGGCGAGGACGGCGCGACCCACAACGGGATCTTCGATCTCGCCTTTCTCCGCTCGCTTCCCAATCTGACGGTCATGGCCCCCAAAGACGAGCGCGAGCTCCAACAGATGATCTTTACCGCCAGCCAGTTGCCCGGTCCGTCCGCCATCCGCTATCCGCGGGGAGCCGGGGTCGGCGCCGCTTTAAGCGACGAATTCAGCCCGCTCGAATTAGGCAAGGGTGAAATTGTCCATAAAGGCAAAGGGAAAACCCTGATCGTGGCGATCGGCTCGATGGTTTATCCGGCGCTCGAAGCGGCCAAACTGGCCGAAAAAGAAGGCGGAGGCGGAGGCGGGGGCGCGACCGTGATCAACGCCCGCTTCGTTAAACCGCTCGACCGGGAACTGATCTTGAAAGAAGCGAAAAAAGCCGACCACATTATCACCGTGGAAGAAGGGGTTCTGGAAGGGGGCTTTGGTTCGGCGGTCCTGGAGCTTTTAGCCGCGGCCGGGATCAACAAGCCGATCAACCGGCTCGGTTTCCCTTCAAAATTCATCGGACACGGCAAACGCGATTATGTCCTCGATCGGTACGGTTTGACCCCGGTCGGGATCGCGAAAGTTATCTGA
- the ispD gene encoding 2-C-methyl-D-erythritol 4-phosphate cytidylyltransferase produces MKKIAIIVAGGRGKRMGQDKQFLPIAGRPMLGWTAAAFDKAKIIDGIILVVARHNLAKARKIRSKKIIAVVASGPERQDSVQNGLKALPESAEIVLIHDGARPAVSEAIISASVKAAQRHGAAVVGVPVKDTIKRVLPPLSSGHLPLIKGENERGFVKATLDRRELWAAQTPQTFQASLILNAYAKIRGLCTDDAMVVELAGLPVVMVMGSYQNIKVTTPEDLDYIAKVLKRR; encoded by the coding sequence ATGAAGAAGATCGCCATTATCGTCGCCGGCGGACGGGGAAAACGGATGGGGCAGGACAAGCAGTTCCTGCCGATCGCCGGCCGTCCGATGCTTGGCTGGACCGCCGCCGCCTTTGACAAAGCCAAAATCATCGATGGGATTATCCTGGTCGTCGCCCGGCACAACCTGGCCAAAGCCCGGAAGATCCGGAGCAAAAAGATAATCGCGGTCGTGGCAAGCGGCCCGGAACGCCAGGATTCGGTCCAAAACGGTCTGAAGGCCCTGCCGGAATCGGCCGAGATCGTCCTGATCCACGACGGCGCCCGGCCGGCGGTCAGCGAAGCGATAATCTCCGCCTCGGTCAAAGCGGCCCAGCGCCACGGGGCCGCGGTCGTTGGGGTACCGGTGAAAGACACGATAAAAAGGGTTTTACCCCCTCTGTCCTCCGGACATCTCCCCCTTATCAAGGGGGAGAATGAGAGGGGGTTTGTAAAAGCAACCTTAGATCGTCGAGAGCTCTGGGCGGCGCAAACCCCGCAAACTTTTCAGGCTTCCTTAATCTTGAACGCGTATGCTAAAATTAGAGGGTTGTGCACCGATGACGCCATGGTCGTCGAACTGGCCGGACTTCCGGTCGTCATGGTCATGGGAAGTTATCAGAACATCAAGGTTACAACCCCGGAAGATCTGGACTACATTGCCAAGGTCCTGAAAAGGAGATAA
- the aroQ gene encoding type II 3-dehydroquinate dehydratase, which yields MKILVIHGPNLSLLGEREVNVYGKLTLEEINAKLQELAKTEGAELEIAQMDSEGEIVEKIGAARKNFQAILINPGAYTHYSIAIRDAVSSVEIPTVEVHLSNIYAREEFRQKSVIAPVAAGQISGFGLNSYLLGLRAAIAVAKK from the coding sequence ATGAAAATATTAGTCATCCACGGGCCCAATCTTTCCCTGTTAGGGGAGCGAGAGGTCAACGTTTACGGCAAGCTGACTCTCGAGGAGATCAACGCCAAGCTCCAGGAATTGGCCAAAACGGAAGGAGCCGAACTGGAGATCGCCCAAATGGACAGCGAAGGGGAGATCGTCGAAAAGATCGGCGCCGCCCGCAAGAACTTCCAGGCAATTTTGATCAACCCCGGAGCCTATACCCATTACAGCATCGCCATCCGTGACGCCGTTTCGTCGGTCGAAATCCCGACGGTCGAAGTCCATCTTTCCAACATCTATGCCCGCGAAGAGTTCCGCCAGAAATCGGTCATCGCGCCGGTCGCCGCCGGTCAGATCTCCGGCTTCGGGCTCAACAGCTACCTGCTGGGGCTCCGCGCCGCTATCGCCGTCGCCAAAAAATGA